From Carassius auratus strain Wakin chromosome 1, ASM336829v1, whole genome shotgun sequence, the proteins below share one genomic window:
- the cpz gene encoding carboxypeptidase Z isoform X1: protein MDSKMLTVLILLSALATCLSVPRRCSPGEAAIGRCRTPAEETQCMEMVLGYCQDVPYSHTTFPNIVGHRSRQDLEMGAEYLLLSVIHALLNGECSPDIRLLGCSVLAPRCQDNRIMKPCRSSCEMVKKSCIHAFEALQMAWPYFLDCDRFFVGSEEGCYDPLSELREKQEVAFADISDGGVFTILRFTYHTNSQMFSILKKTAAKCPHISQTYSIGRSVQGKDLLVIEFSDNPGQHDLLEPEIKLIGNMHGNEVLGRQLLIYLAQYLCSEYLRGNERIQSIINTTRIHILPSMNPDGYEIAASEGHEYNGWTSGRANAQSLDLNRNFPDLTSIFYNRRRFRHFRSDHIPIPESYWMNKVVAPETYAVMKWIRSYPFVISASLHGGELVISYPFDLSRQPQEERMYSPTPDEQIFRRLARTYADAHPTMSNNDTERCGASFANKGGITNGAQWYSFAGGMSDFNYLHSNCYEITVELGCDKFPSEEELYPEWLRNKEALLSFMEFVHRGIKGIVKDEHGNGIKGATISVKGMRHDITTAEDGDYWRLLNPGVHIVSVAASGYSKASKRINLPRNIQVRRVDFVLKKVPREPSLDYFNIPELDNYERFDPFNQFEQNSRRELGENGEERIEKPWWWAYFSQLGISAPTWLLQN from the exons ATGGACAGCAAAATGCTGACGGTTTTAATACTTTTAAGCGCACTGGCGACATGCTTGAGCGTCCCAAGAAGATGTTCTCCAGGAGAAGCAGCAATAG gaagatgCAGAACACCTGCAGAAGAGA CGCAGTGTATGGAGATGGTGCTTGGTTACTGTCAGGATGTGCCCTATAGCCACACCACATTCCCCAACATTGTGGGCCAtcgttcacggcaggatttagaGATGGGTGCCGAGTACCTGCTCTTGAGCGTGATCCACGCGCTGCTGAATGGAGAGTGTTCTCCAGACATCCGTCTGTTGGGCTGCTCAGTGTTGGCTCCCCGTTGTCAAGATAACAGAATAATGAAGCCGTGCCGTAGCTCATGTGAGATGGTGAAAAAGAGCTGTATTCATGCCTTTGAGGCCCTCCAGATGGCATGGCCTTACTTTCTGGACTGCGACCGATTCTTTGTTGGCAGTGAGGAGGGCTGTTATGACCCACTGTCAGAGTTAAGAG AAAAGCAGGAGGTGGCCTTTGCCGACATATCCGATGGTGGAGTTTTCACTATCCTTCGGTTCACTTACCACACCAACTCGCAGATGTTCAGCATCCTGAAGAAGACAGCAGCAAAATGCCCCCATATCTCACAAACATACAGCATCGGGCGCAGTGTGCAAGGAAAAGACTTACTGGTTATTGAATTCTCTGATAACCCTGGACAACATGACCTAT TGGAGCCAGAGATCAAATTAATTGGGAACATGCATGGAAACGAGGTTCTTGGCCGGCAGCTGCTGATTTACCTGGCTCAGTATCTGTGTTCGGAGTATCTGCGGGGCAATGAGCGAATTCAGAGTATCATCAACACCACACGCATCCATATCCTACCCTCCATGAATCCAGACGGCTATGAGATTGCCGCTTCTGAG GGTCATGAGTACAACGGGTGGACCAGCGGTCGGGCCAATGCACAGAGTCTCGATCTGAACCGCAACTTCCCTGACCTCACCTCCATCTTCTACAACCGCCGTCGCTTCAGACATTTCCGTAGTGACCACATCCCAATCCCTGAGTCCTACTGGATGAACAAG GTAGTTGCACCAGAGACCTACGCTGTAATGAAGTGGATAAGATCCTATCCTTTCGTTATATCTGCCAGTCTTCATGGAGGAGAACTGGTCATCTCATACCCTTTTGACCTCTCTAGACAACCCCAAGAAGAAAGGATGTACTCACCCACACCAGATGAACAA ATTTTCAGGCGGTTGGCTAGGACTTATGCAGATGCCCATCCCACTATGTCCAACAACGACACGGAGAGATGTGGAGCCTCATTTGCCAATAAAGGAGGAATAACCAATGGAGCACAGTGGTATAGTTTTGCTGGAG GGATGTCCGACTTTAACTACCTGCACAGTAACTGTTATGAGATCACTGTGGAGTTGGGCTGTGATAAATTCCCCTCTGAGGAGGAACTCTATCCCGAGTGGCTCAGGAATAAGGAGGCACTGCTCAGCTTTATGGAGTTT GTCCACAGAGGTATAAAGGGCATTGTGAAGGATGAGCATGGAAACGGCATTAAAGGAGCCACAATATCTGTTAAAGGGATGCGACATGACATTACTACAG CGGAGGATGGTGATTACTGGAGATTGTTGAATCCAGGTGTCCACATTGTGAGTGTAGCTGCTTCCGGCTACTCTAAAGCATCTAAGCGCATCAACCTGCCAAGGAACATACAGGTGAGACGGGTGGACTTTGTGTTGAAGAAGGTCCCACGAGAACCCTCTCTGGACTACTTTAACATCCCTGAGCTGGACAACTATGAGCGTTTTGACCCATTTAATCAGTTTGAACAGAACAGCCGGAGAGAACTGGGAGAGAATGGGGAGGAGAGGATTGAGAAGCCCTGGTGGTGGGCTTATTTCAGCCAGTTAGGTATATCTGCACCTACCTGGCTCCTGCAGAACTAG
- the LOC113076169 gene encoding G-protein coupled receptor 26, with product MNLLDIFLESLIVVIAVVSLVANLLVLLCFTCSAQVRSQVPGIFIMNLSFCNILITVLNMPSTLLGVVKHQKPFGDHFCYTVSFMDTFLTTNTMLSMAALSIDRWIAVVFPLTYSSKMRLKNAALMVSYAWLHSLAFSLTSLLLSWVDYSPAYASCTLHLRNDAESRVHFTVFTAVFHSCTFVVSLLILCFTYLKVLQVARFHCKRIDVITVQTLLLLVDIHPSVKQRCLLEQKKRRQRATKKIGIFIGSFVLCFAPYVITRLTELSPSVKIDHYWGIISKCLVYSKAASDPFVYSLLRRQYKKVLFGVCNRILGRNLYRLSGNSSPSGMENECYSQRVNKLTEDNCH from the exons ATGAACTTGTTGGACATATTTCTAGAGTCGCTCATCGTTGTAATTGCAGTGGTGTCGCTCGTGGCGAACTTGCTAGTGTTACTATGTTTCACCTGCAGCGCACAAGTTCGTTCACAGGTGCCGGGGATCTTCATCATGAACCTCTCATTCTGCAACATCCTCATCACTGTTCTCAACATGCCTTCCACCCTACTTGGGGTCGTAAAACACCAAAAGCCTTTTGGCGACCACTTTTGTTATACAGTGAGTTTTATGGACACTTTCTTGACTACCAACACAATGTTGAGCATGGCAGCTCTCAGCATAGACCGCTGGATAGCCGTGGTTTTTCCTTTGACTTATTCCAGCAAAATGAGACTCAAGAATGCCGCACTAATGGTCAGCTATGCGTGGCTTCACTCGCTCGCATTCTCGCTCACTAGTCTGCTGCTGTCCTGGGTCGATTACAGCCCCGCGTACGCTTCTTGCACCTTGCACCTGAGAAACGATGCTGAGAGCCGTGTTCATTTCACGGTGTTCACCGCAGTGTTCCACTCATGTACTTTCGTCGTCTCGCTTTTGATCCTATGCTTTACCTACCTGAAAGTGCTACAAGTGGCGCGCTTTCATTGTAAGAGGATAGATGTAATAACGGTGCAGACGCTTTTACTACTTGTCGACATTCACCCAag TGTGAAACAACGGTGCTTACTGGAGCAGAAGAAAAGGAGACAGAGGGCCACCAAGAAAATCGGCATATTCATCGGGTCGTTCGTCCTGTGCTTCGCCCCCTATGTCATAACACG ACTGACTGAACTGTCTCCTTCAGTAAAAATCGACCATTATTGGGGGATCATAAGCAAGTGCTTAGTGTACAGCAAAGCTGCCTCTGACCCTTTTGTCTACTCCCTCTTACGCCGACAATATAAGAAGGTCCTTTTTGGAGTTTGCAACAGGATTTTGGGACGGAACTTATACAGACTTTCTGGTAACAGCAGTCCCTCAGGCATGGAGAATGAATGCTACTCACAAAGGGTTAACAAGCTGACGGAGGATAACTGTCACTAG
- the cpz gene encoding carboxypeptidase Z isoform X2, which produces MEMVLGYCQDVPYSHTTFPNIVGHRSRQDLEMGAEYLLLSVIHALLNGECSPDIRLLGCSVLAPRCQDNRIMKPCRSSCEMVKKSCIHAFEALQMAWPYFLDCDRFFVGSEEGCYDPLSELREKQEVAFADISDGGVFTILRFTYHTNSQMFSILKKTAAKCPHISQTYSIGRSVQGKDLLVIEFSDNPGQHDLLEPEIKLIGNMHGNEVLGRQLLIYLAQYLCSEYLRGNERIQSIINTTRIHILPSMNPDGYEIAASEGHEYNGWTSGRANAQSLDLNRNFPDLTSIFYNRRRFRHFRSDHIPIPESYWMNKVVAPETYAVMKWIRSYPFVISASLHGGELVISYPFDLSRQPQEERMYSPTPDEQIFRRLARTYADAHPTMSNNDTERCGASFANKGGITNGAQWYSFAGGMSDFNYLHSNCYEITVELGCDKFPSEEELYPEWLRNKEALLSFMEFVHRGIKGIVKDEHGNGIKGATISVKGMRHDITTAEDGDYWRLLNPGVHIVSVAASGYSKASKRINLPRNIQVRRVDFVLKKVPREPSLDYFNIPELDNYERFDPFNQFEQNSRRELGENGEERIEKPWWWAYFSQLGISAPTWLLQN; this is translated from the exons ATGGAGATGGTGCTTGGTTACTGTCAGGATGTGCCCTATAGCCACACCACATTCCCCAACATTGTGGGCCAtcgttcacggcaggatttagaGATGGGTGCCGAGTACCTGCTCTTGAGCGTGATCCACGCGCTGCTGAATGGAGAGTGTTCTCCAGACATCCGTCTGTTGGGCTGCTCAGTGTTGGCTCCCCGTTGTCAAGATAACAGAATAATGAAGCCGTGCCGTAGCTCATGTGAGATGGTGAAAAAGAGCTGTATTCATGCCTTTGAGGCCCTCCAGATGGCATGGCCTTACTTTCTGGACTGCGACCGATTCTTTGTTGGCAGTGAGGAGGGCTGTTATGACCCACTGTCAGAGTTAAGAG AAAAGCAGGAGGTGGCCTTTGCCGACATATCCGATGGTGGAGTTTTCACTATCCTTCGGTTCACTTACCACACCAACTCGCAGATGTTCAGCATCCTGAAGAAGACAGCAGCAAAATGCCCCCATATCTCACAAACATACAGCATCGGGCGCAGTGTGCAAGGAAAAGACTTACTGGTTATTGAATTCTCTGATAACCCTGGACAACATGACCTAT TGGAGCCAGAGATCAAATTAATTGGGAACATGCATGGAAACGAGGTTCTTGGCCGGCAGCTGCTGATTTACCTGGCTCAGTATCTGTGTTCGGAGTATCTGCGGGGCAATGAGCGAATTCAGAGTATCATCAACACCACACGCATCCATATCCTACCCTCCATGAATCCAGACGGCTATGAGATTGCCGCTTCTGAG GGTCATGAGTACAACGGGTGGACCAGCGGTCGGGCCAATGCACAGAGTCTCGATCTGAACCGCAACTTCCCTGACCTCACCTCCATCTTCTACAACCGCCGTCGCTTCAGACATTTCCGTAGTGACCACATCCCAATCCCTGAGTCCTACTGGATGAACAAG GTAGTTGCACCAGAGACCTACGCTGTAATGAAGTGGATAAGATCCTATCCTTTCGTTATATCTGCCAGTCTTCATGGAGGAGAACTGGTCATCTCATACCCTTTTGACCTCTCTAGACAACCCCAAGAAGAAAGGATGTACTCACCCACACCAGATGAACAA ATTTTCAGGCGGTTGGCTAGGACTTATGCAGATGCCCATCCCACTATGTCCAACAACGACACGGAGAGATGTGGAGCCTCATTTGCCAATAAAGGAGGAATAACCAATGGAGCACAGTGGTATAGTTTTGCTGGAG GGATGTCCGACTTTAACTACCTGCACAGTAACTGTTATGAGATCACTGTGGAGTTGGGCTGTGATAAATTCCCCTCTGAGGAGGAACTCTATCCCGAGTGGCTCAGGAATAAGGAGGCACTGCTCAGCTTTATGGAGTTT GTCCACAGAGGTATAAAGGGCATTGTGAAGGATGAGCATGGAAACGGCATTAAAGGAGCCACAATATCTGTTAAAGGGATGCGACATGACATTACTACAG CGGAGGATGGTGATTACTGGAGATTGTTGAATCCAGGTGTCCACATTGTGAGTGTAGCTGCTTCCGGCTACTCTAAAGCATCTAAGCGCATCAACCTGCCAAGGAACATACAGGTGAGACGGGTGGACTTTGTGTTGAAGAAGGTCCCACGAGAACCCTCTCTGGACTACTTTAACATCCCTGAGCTGGACAACTATGAGCGTTTTGACCCATTTAATCAGTTTGAACAGAACAGCCGGAGAGAACTGGGAGAGAATGGGGAGGAGAGGATTGAGAAGCCCTGGTGGTGGGCTTATTTCAGCCAGTTAGGTATATCTGCACCTACCTGGCTCCTGCAGAACTAG